The Caldicellulosiruptor changbaiensis genome has a segment encoding these proteins:
- a CDS encoding sodium ion-translocating decarboxylase subunit beta — MEFFNMIIKAITDILITSGFAKITLGQAIMLGISCVLMYLAIGKKFEPLLLLPIAFGMMLANLPLSFLSSQDKGGLVYYLYQGVKLGIYPPLIFLGVGAMTDFGPLIAMPSSLFLGAAAQFGIYFAFMVALLIGFTPQEAASIGIIGGADGPTAIFLTTKLAPHLLGAIAIAAYSYMALIPLIQPPIMKLLTTKEERMVKMDQLREVSKLEKIVFPIAVTIIVSLLLPSVAPLIGMLMLGNLFRECGVVERLSETAQNALINIITIFLGLSVGATASADRFLNPKTLAIIFLGLLAFIFATVGGVVFGKIMYKLSGGKINPLIGSAGVSAVPMAARVSQVVGQKENPSNFLLMHAMGPNVAGVIGSAVAAGVLLTLFK, encoded by the coding sequence ATGGAATTTTTCAATATGATAATAAAAGCAATCACTGATATACTCATAACATCAGGTTTTGCAAAGATAACCTTAGGTCAGGCTATTATGCTTGGGATTTCATGCGTCTTGATGTACCTTGCAATTGGCAAAAAGTTTGAACCGCTTTTGCTTTTGCCTATTGCATTTGGTATGATGCTTGCAAACCTGCCACTTTCTTTCTTGTCAAGCCAAGACAAGGGCGGGCTTGTTTATTATCTTTATCAAGGAGTAAAGCTTGGGATTTATCCACCACTGATTTTTCTTGGTGTTGGGGCGATGACAGACTTTGGGCCACTAATTGCAATGCCAAGTAGTCTTTTTCTTGGCGCTGCTGCCCAGTTTGGAATTTATTTTGCTTTTATGGTAGCGCTTCTTATTGGGTTTACACCGCAAGAAGCAGCATCTATTGGCATAATTGGTGGTGCTGATGGTCCAACTGCAATTTTCCTCACCACCAAGCTTGCGCCACACCTTCTTGGAGCTATTGCAATTGCTGCATATTCTTACATGGCGCTAATTCCGCTTATCCAGCCACCAATCATGAAGCTTTTGACAACAAAGGAAGAGCGCATGGTCAAGATGGATCAGCTTCGAGAGGTTTCAAAACTTGAAAAGATAGTTTTCCCTATTGCTGTGACAATAATTGTATCTCTACTTTTGCCATCTGTTGCACCACTGATTGGCATGCTCATGCTTGGCAATCTTTTCAGGGAATGTGGAGTTGTTGAAAGACTTTCAGAAACTGCTCAGAATGCACTTATTAACATCATCACAATCTTTTTAGGACTTTCTGTTGGTGCAACGGCAAGTGCAGACAGGTTTTTAAATCCAAAGACACTTGCGATAATCTTCTTGGGACTTTTGGCATTCATATTTGCAACAGTTGGCGGTGTTGTGTTTGGCAAGATAATGTACAAACTCTCTGGCGGGAAAATCAATCCTCTGATTGGATCTGCAGGGGTTTCAGCTGTTCCTATGGCAGCACGTGTTTCTCAAGTTGTTGGGCAAAAGGAGAACCCGTCAAACTTTCTTTTGATGCACGCAATGGGTCCAAACGTTGCAGGGGTTATAGGCTCTGCAGTTGCAGCAGGTGTGCTCTTGACCCTGTTTAAATAA
- a CDS encoding Rpn family recombination-promoting nuclease/putative transposase: MQQKVPHNQYDLTFKRLFQFKEVFLNFLRSNINREWVNRIDAESLEFVDRSFIKDEFVEKEADVIYRARLEDTDIYFYVLIEPQSTADRNMPRRLFEYMTLIWKRHMEEKGDELLPPIVPIVLYNGRSGWNIPTQIFKGFDIFKDDMFNYILVDVNRLDDEKLRSRLDLLSIILYLEKSRRNAEEFVEKLSEVSEYVCKLPQVQVKVFCSWLLRIVKPQVREEIESKIDELLKKIEAEGVEDVGEFIFNVQQLIQEYYREAEEKGKEKGYEEGIQEGIKEGIKEGIQRKEEEIVRRLIQKGFDDNFIAEATGVEIERIKKIREEYTEYS, translated from the coding sequence ATGCAGCAGAAAGTACCGCATAACCAGTATGATTTAACATTCAAGAGATTATTTCAATTCAAGGAAGTATTTTTAAACTTTTTAAGGAGCAATATAAATAGAGAATGGGTAAACAGGATAGATGCTGAGAGTTTAGAGTTTGTTGACAGGAGTTTTATCAAGGACGAGTTTGTGGAAAAAGAAGCAGATGTGATATATAGAGCGAGATTAGAAGATACGGACATATACTTTTATGTGTTAATAGAACCGCAATCTACTGCGGACAGGAATATGCCAAGAAGGTTATTTGAGTATATGACTCTTATATGGAAAAGGCACATGGAAGAGAAAGGAGACGAGTTATTACCGCCGATTGTTCCGATAGTGCTGTACAATGGTAGAAGCGGGTGGAATATACCGACCCAGATATTTAAAGGTTTTGATATATTCAAGGATGATATGTTTAACTATATTTTGGTTGATGTAAACAGGCTTGATGATGAAAAGCTAAGAAGCAGGTTAGACCTTTTAAGTATTATTTTGTATTTAGAAAAGTCAAGAAGGAATGCAGAGGAGTTTGTAGAGAAGCTCAGTGAAGTGTCAGAATATGTTTGTAAGTTACCACAGGTGCAGGTAAAAGTGTTTTGTTCATGGCTTTTGAGGATAGTAAAACCGCAGGTGAGAGAGGAGATTGAAAGCAAGATAGATGAACTGCTGAAGAAGATAGAAGCTGAGGGGGTGGAAGATGTGGGAGAGTTTATATTCAATGTTCAGCAGCTGATACAGGAGTATTACAGAGAAGCAGAAGAAAAAGGCAAAGAAAAGGGCTATGAGGAAGGTATACAGGAAGGTATAAAGGAAGGTATAAAGGAAGGTATACAGCGGAAAGAAGAGGAAATTGTGAGAAGGCTTATACAAAAAGGGTTTGATGATAATTTTATAGCTGAAGCAACTGGAGTTGAGATTGAGAGGATAAAGAAGATAAGAGAAGAATATACGGAATATTCCTAA
- a CDS encoding oxaloacetate decarboxylase subunit alpha: MKRIFITETVLRDAQQSLIATRMPLEDFEGILDRIDSAGYYSIECWGGATFDSCLRYLNEDPWERLRKIRSKVKNTKLQMLLRSQNLLGYKHYPDDVVRMFVRKSIENGMDIIRIFDALNDLRNIEVAVDETIKAGGHAQGTIVYTISPIHNLEMYVKIGKDLENMGVHSICIKDMAGIMSPKEAYDLVKALKENVKVPVFLHTHSTTGLGILTYLKAVEAGVDGIDTAISSFSGGTSQPPTETLDYALKQMGFETGLNNKILKEINDFFKPVKDKFIQNGILNPFVLSTDTDALIYQIPGGMLSNLIAQLKQQNALDKLDEVLMEVPRVREDLGYPPLVTPMSQMVGTQAAANVLAGERYKVILKEVKAYIKGEYGKPPGEINPELVKKVLGSEKPIEGRFADTLEPIFEKTKQQIKDFAKTDEDVLSYILFPQVAEEFLKNRSKPKTAQMRKIVYTIEGLKS; this comes from the coding sequence ATGAAGAGAATTTTCATTACAGAAACCGTTTTAAGGGATGCCCAGCAATCACTAATTGCAACAAGGATGCCTTTGGAAGATTTTGAAGGTATTTTAGACAGAATAGACTCTGCAGGGTATTATTCAATTGAGTGCTGGGGCGGTGCAACATTTGACTCATGTCTTAGGTACTTAAATGAAGACCCTTGGGAACGCTTGCGAAAAATAAGATCAAAAGTGAAAAACACGAAGCTTCAGATGCTTTTACGTAGTCAAAACCTTTTGGGCTACAAGCATTACCCAGACGATGTTGTGAGGATGTTTGTTCGAAAATCTATTGAAAATGGCATGGATATAATAAGGATATTTGATGCTTTAAATGATCTGCGAAACATTGAAGTTGCTGTTGATGAGACAATCAAAGCAGGTGGTCATGCACAGGGCACAATTGTGTATACTATAAGCCCAATCCACAATCTTGAGATGTACGTAAAGATTGGCAAAGACCTTGAAAATATGGGTGTTCACTCCATCTGTATAAAAGACATGGCAGGTATCATGAGTCCAAAAGAAGCTTATGATCTTGTGAAAGCACTAAAAGAAAACGTAAAGGTACCAGTTTTCCTTCACACACACTCCACAACAGGGCTTGGAATTCTCACATACCTAAAGGCAGTAGAAGCCGGTGTTGATGGTATTGACACAGCAATCTCAAGCTTTTCAGGGGGCACATCACAGCCACCAACAGAGACTTTGGACTATGCACTCAAGCAAATGGGTTTTGAAACAGGGCTAAATAACAAAATTCTAAAAGAAATAAACGACTTTTTCAAGCCTGTAAAAGACAAGTTTATACAAAATGGTATTCTTAATCCTTTTGTTTTGTCAACAGACACAGATGCGCTCATCTACCAGATTCCAGGTGGGATGCTTTCAAACCTTATTGCGCAGCTAAAGCAGCAAAACGCTTTGGATAAGCTTGATGAAGTTTTGATGGAGGTGCCAAGAGTGAGAGAGGATTTAGGCTACCCACCACTTGTCACACCAATGAGCCAGATGGTTGGAACACAGGCTGCTGCAAATGTCCTCGCTGGCGAGAGGTACAAGGTGATTTTGAAAGAGGTAAAGGCATATATAAAAGGAGAGTATGGAAAACCGCCTGGGGAGATAAATCCTGAGCTTGTAAAAAAGGTGCTTGGCAGCGAAAAGCCGATTGAAGGAAGGTTTGCAGACACATTAGAGCCCATTTTCGAAAAGACAAAACAGCAGATAAAAGACTTTGCAAAGACTGATGAGGATGTTTTATCTTACATTCTCTTCCCGCAGGTTGCTGAAGAGTTTTTGAAAAATAGAAGTAAACCGAAGACCGCCCAGATGCGAAAGATTGTGTATACAATTGAAGGTTTAAAATCATAA
- a CDS encoding biotin/lipoyl-containing protein, whose product MKYIVTVNGKKFEVEVERVENGNGSKQANETSKKVSAEEIGKAVAGGIKISAPMPGKILAVNVQEGQRVKKGDVLFILEAMKMENEIMAPEDGTVEKVVVSKGAQVASGDILAILK is encoded by the coding sequence ATGAAATATATTGTAACAGTTAATGGTAAGAAGTTTGAGGTTGAAGTTGAAAGAGTAGAAAACGGCAATGGTTCAAAACAGGCTAATGAAACTTCAAAAAAGGTATCAGCAGAGGAGATTGGCAAAGCAGTAGCCGGAGGAATAAAGATTTCTGCGCCAATGCCAGGAAAAATCTTGGCTGTGAATGTCCAAGAGGGGCAAAGGGTCAAAAAAGGTGATGTTCTTTTTATCTTAGAGGCGATGAAGATGGAAAATGAGATTATGGCACCGGAAGATGGCACTGTTGAAAAGGTAGTTGTATCAAAAGGAGCTCAGGTTGCAAGTGGTGATATTTTAGCAATCTTAAAGTAA
- a CDS encoding methyl-accepting chemotaxis protein, translated as MKAIVKKAKSLASTLPGKIAILLFLVVLILVLLIDIFTVTFSTSMLRQNIEDSISTSTFQSGKYFDQILERAKDLSFQLATNETLKKYINVQKTSNDDYEKLEWKKEAQKALLSIISSNKFISSVYILINKESSLGYPTISFDNIDFNNLFKSNWVKMAFESDQGFIWCADHNQYFNDILKEVGSDVRDYSISVVRVLYDPSTGNKIGLIVIDIGKDVFDEMLSNIKITKNGISFVITPDSKIITSKNLSTAIKSKINVIKTTISEKADKKDADIFETNLPDVWIVSYSKSSDSGFIYASLIPKNDITSKISKLQLVIILISLIFGVFVIGGSFFGTLKITKSVKVVLEQMNKASGGNLTAFSHVSLNDEIGILSDGFNKMVSQLRELVGKVKQLSEQVNKTISTIATIASETTAASNEVAKAISEIAEGACSQANEATLISQAMSGFTKDVINMVEDFNRMNKVSEEVLVKTDRGYSAIEVLRQVAGNSQKTTKDMILRVRELIGWVEKINKIMNLLSSISEQTRLLALNATLEAAKAGESGKGFAVVASEIRKLAQQSKDATKGVEEIVKNILSKAKFSEKVVDDVENIIKLQEDSIRSVEISFTEMKNAISDLLEGLQRAIKTLRVIDSKKDKIFNSVENISAVSEETAALSEEVSAATEQQLASIEELQNMVYSLRNLSEELNKAVSVFKVE; from the coding sequence ATGAAGGCGATTGTGAAAAAAGCAAAAAGTTTAGCGTCAACCTTGCCAGGGAAGATAGCTATTCTTCTGTTTTTAGTTGTTTTAATTTTGGTTTTGTTAATAGACATATTTACAGTTACTTTTTCTACATCTATGTTAAGGCAAAACATAGAAGACAGTATTTCAACTTCAACATTCCAATCGGGCAAATATTTTGACCAAATATTAGAACGTGCAAAAGACTTGTCATTTCAGCTTGCTACAAATGAAACTTTAAAAAAATACATAAACGTTCAAAAAACAAGTAATGATGACTATGAAAAACTTGAGTGGAAAAAAGAAGCCCAAAAAGCGCTGTTGAGTATTATTTCATCAAATAAATTCATTTCAAGTGTTTATATTCTCATAAATAAAGAATCTTCTTTGGGCTATCCTACTATCAGCTTTGATAACATTGATTTTAATAATTTGTTTAAAAGCAACTGGGTTAAGATGGCTTTTGAAAGTGACCAGGGTTTTATATGGTGCGCTGATCATAATCAGTATTTTAATGATATTCTTAAAGAAGTTGGTTCAGATGTAAGAGATTATTCAATATCCGTAGTGAGGGTATTATATGATCCTTCAACTGGTAATAAAATAGGATTGATTGTAATAGACATCGGTAAAGATGTATTTGACGAAATGCTCTCAAATATCAAAATAACTAAAAATGGCATATCTTTTGTTATTACACCAGACAGTAAAATAATTACTTCAAAAAATTTATCTACTGCAATAAAATCCAAAATAAATGTTATTAAAACTACAATTTCAGAAAAGGCAGATAAAAAGGATGCAGATATTTTTGAAACAAATTTACCTGATGTATGGATAGTAAGTTATTCGAAAAGCTCAGATAGTGGATTTATATATGCTTCATTAATACCTAAAAATGACATAACATCTAAGATATCTAAGCTGCAACTGGTTATCATTTTGATTAGTTTGATATTTGGTGTATTTGTTATTGGAGGAAGCTTTTTTGGCACATTGAAAATTACAAAAAGTGTAAAAGTTGTATTAGAACAAATGAATAAGGCATCAGGAGGAAATTTGACAGCATTCTCTCATGTATCATTAAATGACGAAATTGGTATTCTATCAGATGGCTTTAACAAAATGGTAAGCCAGCTTAGAGAATTAGTCGGTAAGGTTAAGCAGCTTTCTGAACAGGTAAATAAGACCATCTCTACTATAGCAACTATTGCCTCAGAAACAACTGCTGCTTCGAATGAAGTGGCAAAAGCAATTTCAGAAATTGCTGAAGGTGCTTGTTCACAGGCTAACGAAGCTACATTGATTTCACAAGCTATGAGTGGATTTACAAAAGACGTGATTAATATGGTTGAAGATTTTAATAGAATGAACAAGGTTTCAGAAGAAGTTTTGGTTAAAACTGATAGAGGTTATTCTGCAATAGAAGTATTGAGACAGGTTGCAGGTAACTCACAGAAGACCACAAAAGATATGATTTTGCGTGTAAGAGAGCTAATTGGATGGGTAGAGAAGATAAACAAAATTATGAATCTGCTTTCGAGTATATCTGAACAAACAAGACTTTTAGCGTTAAATGCTACACTTGAAGCTGCTAAAGCAGGCGAAAGTGGGAAAGGTTTTGCTGTTGTTGCAAGTGAAATAAGAAAACTTGCTCAACAGTCTAAAGACGCGACAAAAGGTGTTGAAGAGATTGTTAAAAATATTTTATCAAAAGCAAAATTTTCTGAAAAAGTTGTGGACGACGTTGAAAATATAATAAAACTACAGGAAGATTCGATAAGAAGTGTTGAGATTTCTTTTACAGAAATGAAAAATGCTATTTCTGACTTGCTTGAGGGTCTGCAAAGGGCAATTAAAACTTTAAGAGTTATAGATTCAAAAAAGGATAAAATTTTCAACAGTGTTGAAAACATTTCTGCTGTTTCAGAAGAAACTGCGGCTTTATCAGAGGAAGTTTCTGCTGCAACTGAACAACAACTTGCTTCTATAGAGGAGTTGCAGAATATGGTATATTCTCTTAGAAATTTGTCTGAAGAGCTGAATAAGGCAGTATCAGTATTTAAAGTAGAATAA
- a CDS encoding carbohydrate ABC transporter permease produces MKKKKLTGEKIAKIVMNIIIVLALIVILFPFYWLLLTSIRPKSEIFNISSLITLKPHVGNYKMVFTERPFARYILNSFVIGLETTIISIVIASFAAYAIAKTNISPKVKNLVLSLSLAVSMFPQITIVSPIYVIVKNLGLRNSFFGLLIPYTTFSLPLAIWYLTTFYQGVSHEIDEAAKIDGCNTFQIFYKIITPLIAPGIFTAAILIFISVWNEFLFALVINTDDIWRTVSVGIVMFQGRFTIPWDEISAAAIVVMIPLVLMVFIFQQRIVSGLTAGAVKE; encoded by the coding sequence ATGAAGAAAAAGAAATTAACAGGCGAAAAGATAGCAAAGATTGTTATGAACATAATAATTGTGCTAGCACTAATTGTAATTTTGTTTCCTTTTTACTGGCTACTTCTTACATCAATAAGACCAAAAAGTGAAATATTTAATATTTCATCACTGATAACATTAAAACCTCATGTTGGCAACTACAAGATGGTATTTACCGAAAGACCATTTGCAAGGTATATTTTAAACAGCTTTGTAATCGGCCTTGAGACCACTATTATATCCATTGTAATAGCAAGTTTTGCAGCATATGCAATTGCAAAGACAAATATCTCACCAAAGGTAAAAAACCTTGTTTTGAGTCTTTCATTGGCTGTTTCAATGTTTCCACAAATTACAATTGTATCTCCTATTTACGTTATAGTAAAAAACTTAGGACTTAGAAACAGCTTTTTTGGGCTTTTAATTCCATACACCACATTTTCACTGCCACTTGCTATTTGGTATCTGACAACATTTTACCAAGGTGTCTCTCATGAAATTGACGAAGCAGCAAAAATTGATGGATGCAATACATTTCAGATTTTCTATAAAATAATTACGCCTCTTATAGCACCCGGCATTTTTACAGCAGCTATACTTATATTTATTTCTGTATGGAATGAATTTCTGTTTGCTTTGGTCATAAACACTGATGACATTTGGAGAACAGTCTCAGTTGGAATTGTCATGTTTCAGGGAAGGTTCACAATTCCTTGGGATGAGATTTCGGCTGCTGCAATTGTAGTTATGATTCCTCTTGTACTAATGGTATTTATATTCCAGCAAAGGATTGTGTCTGGTCTTACAGCAGGAGCTGTAAAAGAGTGA
- a CDS encoding OadG family transporter subunit: MHYNYSTLGERLILGFEVTIIGMLIVFAVLALLSLIISLLSKILQRITKLPQKERGIDEDLNLTIDETKEYKPADKTGFVSGEALVIDADDEEVAAILAAVSFDTSIPLSELKIKSIKPVNR; encoded by the coding sequence ATGCACTACAACTACAGTACACTGGGTGAGAGGCTCATCTTAGGGTTTGAAGTCACTATTATTGGAATGCTCATTGTCTTTGCTGTTTTGGCACTTTTGAGCTTGATTATAAGCCTTCTTTCAAAGATTTTACAAAGGATCACAAAACTGCCACAAAAAGAAAGAGGTATTGATGAAGATTTGAATCTCACCATAGATGAGACGAAGGAGTACAAACCAGCAGACAAAACAGGTTTTGTCTCAGGTGAAGCTTTGGTAATTGACGCTGATGATGAAGAGGTTGCGGCAATTTTGGCAGCAGTCTCATTCGACACCAGTATTCCACTTTCTGAGCTAAAAATAAAATCAATAAAACCTGTTAACAGGTAA
- a CDS encoding Rpn family recombination-promoting nuclease/putative transposase: MQQKVPHNQYDLTFKRLFQFKEVFLNFLRGNINREWVNRIDAESLEFVDRSFIKDEFVEKEADVIYRARLEDTDVYFYVLIEPQSTVDRNMPRRLFEYMTLIWKRHMEEKGDELLPPIVPIVLYNGRSGWNIPTQIFKGFDIFKDDMFNYILVDVNRLDDEKLRSRLDLLSIILYLEKSRRNAEEFVEKLSEVSEYVCKLPQVQVKVFCSWLLRIVKPQVREEIESKIDELLKKIEAEGVEDVGEFIFNVQQLIQEYYREAEEKGKEKGYEEGIQEGIKEGIQRKEEEIVRRLIQKGFDDNFIAEATGVEIERIKKIREEYTEYS, from the coding sequence ATGCAGCAGAAAGTACCACATAACCAGTATGATTTAACATTCAAGAGATTATTTCAATTCAAGGAAGTATTTTTAAACTTTTTAAGGGGCAATATAAATAGAGAATGGGTAAACAGGATAGATGCTGAGAGTTTAGAGTTTGTTGACAGGAGTTTTATCAAGGACGAGTTTGTAGAAAAAGAAGCAGATGTGATATACAGAGCGAGATTAGAAGATACGGATGTATACTTTTATGTGTTAATAGAACCGCAATCTACTGTGGACAGGAATATGCCAAGAAGGTTATTTGAGTATATGACTCTTATATGGAAAAGGCACATGGAAGAGAAAGGAGACGAGTTATTACCGCCGATTGTTCCGATAGTGCTGTACAATGGTAGAAGCGGGTGGAATATACCGACCCAGATATTTAAAGGTTTTGATATATTCAAGGATGATATGTTTAACTATATTTTGGTTGATGTAAACAGGCTTGATGATGAAAAGCTAAGAAGCAGGTTAGACCTTTTAAGTATTATTTTGTATTTAGAAAAGTCAAGAAGGAATGCAGAGGAGTTTGTAGAGAAGCTCAGTGAAGTGTCAGAATATGTTTGTAAGTTACCACAGGTGCAGGTAAAAGTGTTTTGTTCATGGCTTTTGAGGATAGTAAAACCGCAGGTGAGAGAGGAGATTGAAAGCAAGATAGATGAACTGCTGAAGAAGATAGAAGCTGAGGGGGTGGAAGATGTGGGAGAGTTTATATTCAATGTTCAGCAGCTGATACAGGAGTATTACAGAGAAGCAGAAGAAAAAGGCAAAGAAAAGGGCTATGAGGAAGGTATACAGGAAGGTATAAAGGAAGGTATACAGCGGAAAGAAGAGGAAATTGTGAGAAGGCTTATACAAAAAGGGTTTGATGATAATTTTATAGCTGAAGCAACTGGAGTTGAGATTGAGAGGATAAAGAAGATAAGAGAAGAATATACGGAATATTCCTAA
- a CDS encoding methyl-accepting chemotaxis protein, whose translation MQVVLTILGAIVLSVVFSVLILKIFVDKTISILQGKNNLNAIEKLFLTPVKDWAASFQGFLSDIFKEIDLAYNKILSVAYDIESNAEKNQQQSNLVLSNSKDIQNSISGLLVGLKLVLQHIESAYENVSSLEEFMVHFKEKNQNIQEDIQKLLAEVSTDLENMVSENTAYTHKMADQITKLKAVFKKVEDFLGTIVKISEQINILALNASIESAKLENVLGENFKTGFHVIADQIRRLSNDTKSTADEIGDFIIEISGIVDGISSLSEKSKDIISRQVEYGKTTFEKLNQVSQLVGYINKKISQASEKLTVQYSIVNDLKHYVTRLENSYITVDSSTNKILSSVEVSKKTAERLMRLMNRLVDMCREFESVRNDISAKITKRVEIEVNQQRITEAIEIIENEVIPQLVSSWQKKLNHKEVIDQSLQKFSNIFEALWTNNPDGTFIYSNPPEGIENAKVREWFTKAVAGHTYVSSAYISAITRNYCITISMPVYDGIGKLLGVIGADIKL comes from the coding sequence ATGCAAGTTGTATTGACTATCCTGGGTGCGATTGTGCTATCAGTTGTCTTTTCGGTTCTAATTTTAAAAATCTTTGTTGACAAGACAATTTCAATTTTGCAGGGAAAGAACAACCTCAACGCAATTGAAAAGCTCTTTTTGACACCTGTGAAAGACTGGGCAGCATCTTTTCAGGGGTTTCTAAGTGACATATTTAAAGAAATCGACCTTGCGTACAACAAAATCCTGTCAGTTGCTTATGACATTGAATCAAACGCAGAAAAGAATCAGCAGCAGTCCAATCTTGTGCTTTCAAACAGCAAAGACATTCAAAATTCTATCTCAGGGCTTTTGGTAGGTCTGAAACTTGTCCTTCAGCACATTGAGAGCGCCTATGAAAATGTCTCAAGCCTTGAAGAATTCATGGTTCATTTCAAAGAAAAAAACCAGAATATTCAAGAAGACATTCAAAAACTGCTTGCAGAGGTTTCAACCGATTTGGAAAATATGGTTTCAGAAAATACAGCGTACACACATAAAATGGCTGATCAAATAACCAAGCTCAAAGCTGTTTTCAAAAAGGTAGAAGATTTTCTTGGCACAATTGTGAAAATTTCAGAGCAGATAAACATTCTTGCACTGAACGCTTCAATTGAATCTGCAAAGCTTGAAAACGTACTTGGCGAGAATTTCAAAACAGGCTTTCATGTAATTGCTGACCAAATTCGAAGACTTTCAAATGACACGAAATCAACTGCAGACGAGATTGGAGACTTTATCATTGAAATTTCTGGCATAGTTGATGGAATTTCAAGCCTCAGCGAGAAAAGTAAGGATATTATATCAAGGCAGGTAGAATATGGCAAGACTACTTTTGAGAAACTAAATCAAGTATCGCAGCTTGTTGGCTACATAAACAAGAAGATTTCCCAAGCATCAGAAAAGCTTACTGTCCAGTACTCTATTGTGAATGACCTTAAGCACTATGTAACAAGGCTGGAAAATAGCTACATTACTGTCGATAGTAGCACCAACAAAATTTTGAGTTCTGTAGAGGTAAGTAAAAAAACCGCAGAAAGGCTTATGCGGCTTATGAACAGGCTTGTTGACATGTGCAGGGAGTTTGAGTCTGTCAGAAATGACATCTCAGCAAAAATTACAAAGAGAGTAGAGATAGAGGTAAACCAGCAGCGCATTACAGAGGCTATTGAAATAATTGAAAATGAAGTAATTCCGCAACTTGTTTCAAGCTGGCAGAAAAAGCTCAATCATAAAGAGGTTATAGACCAGAGTCTGCAAAAGTTTTCTAATATATTTGAGGCTCTGTGGACAAACAACCCTGATGGAACGTTCATCTACTCAAATCCACCAGAGGGTATAGAAAATGCAAAGGTCAGGGAATGGTTCACAAAGGCAGTGGCAGGTCACACATATGTATCTTCAGCTTACATCTCAGCTATAACAAGAAACTACTGCATCACAATTTCTATGCCTGTATATGATGGTATTGGTAAACTTTTGGGTGTGATAGGCGCAGATATAAAGCTGTAG